The window ATAATCATCCGCGCCTGCCCCGCTATCTCAAGCATCCGCGGATGATGATACATCTTCTCATTGAGAAACTTCTTAAGGATTCCGAGTTTGTATCTCATCTCATCCGAAAAATCGACCAGTCTTACCGGGGCATGCCGGACATCATCGAGCGAGCTTATCTGATGCCGTTCTATTTTCGTAAAAGATTCATTGATAAGATCGGTTACTTGCCGGTCCACCAGAAAACGCACGATAGAATGGCGCCGCCGCTTGAGCGTCAGATCGGGATACAATTTCTCCGATTCACGCCGCGCCTCGACCCATATCGGAACATCTTCGAGCGCGCCCCACTCGAGTATCCCCGACGACAACCCATCGTCGATGTCGTGACTGTTATATGCAATCGAATCGGCCAGATCGACCAGTGCCGCTTCGAGTGTTGGTTTCTCCCCGGGCGGGAAGATATCAGGCATTATCGGCTCGACATGACTCTCATGCTTGACGATTCCCTCGCGGACTTCATACGTAAGGTTCAGACCCGGATGTTCCGGATAGCGCCGTTCCAGAATATCGACCACTCTCAGCGACTGGCGATTATGATTGAATCCGCCGAAATCGCGCATCAGCTCATTGAGAACATCTTCGCCCGAATGTCCGAACGGCGTGTGCCCCAGATCGTGCACCAGCGCAATCGCCTCCGACAGATCCTCGTTCAGCCCGAGCGCCCGCGCGATGGTCCGGGATATTTGCGCCACTTCGATACTGTGCGTCAGCCGTGTCCGGTAATGATCCCCCTCGTGGTTGACAAATACCTGTGTCTTGTATTCCATCCGCCTGAAAGCCGCCGAATGGATAACGCGGTCGCGGTCACGCTGGAAAGCAGTGCGGATTGGATGCTCCGACTGCGGATAATGCCGCCCGCGCGATTTCGAAGAGAAACAGGCGTACGGCGCCAGGATCTTCCTTTCATATTCTTCCAGTCTTTCACGCGGCGTCAGCATATTCAATCTCTTGATTTAGTGAAGGAGTTTACCCGAGGAAATATTCAGCGAGACATTATGCGTCATACCCAACTCCGGATGATAGGACACCGCATAAATCAGGCCGTAATTTCCATACTTTATATCCAATCCTCCGCCGTACGTCAGCGGGTTGCTGCTTACTCCCCAGAAAAGGGCATTATTATCGATCAGCCGGATGTACTGGCCGAACGAAGCCAGCGGTTTTTCGCTTTCCTCAAAAGCGATATGTCCCGTGACCGAAAATCTCGAGAGCCCCTCCACTTCGGCATAAATATGATAGATGCTGTTTTCCTGCGCAAGACTCTGCGCGAGCCTGGGACGGTTGATATTATCGACGGCAGCGCCCAGATGATACTTTTGATAATTAATTCCGGCCGCCAGTCCGACCGAAGCGGCCCGAAGCGTCACCTTGCTTTC is drawn from candidate division Zixibacteria bacterium HGW-Zixibacteria-1 and contains these coding sequences:
- a CDS encoding deoxyguanosinetriphosphate triphosphohydrolase translates to MLTPRERLEEYERKILAPYACFSSKSRGRHYPQSEHPIRTAFQRDRDRVIHSAAFRRMEYKTQVFVNHEGDHYRTRLTHSIEVAQISRTIARALGLNEDLSEAIALVHDLGHTPFGHSGEDVLNELMRDFGGFNHNRQSLRVVDILERRYPEHPGLNLTYEVREGIVKHESHVEPIMPDIFPPGEKPTLEAALVDLADSIAYNSHDIDDGLSSGILEWGALEDVPIWVEARRESEKLYPDLTLKRRRHSIVRFLVDRQVTDLINESFTKIERHQISSLDDVRHAPVRLVDFSDEMRYKLGILKKFLNEKMYHHPRMLEIAGQARMIIEMLFAKYRVDPENLHGKYKLRVGHEPLEIIISDFIAGMTDRYAYKIYEQLK